Proteins encoded by one window of Candidatus Hydrogenedentota bacterium:
- the rseP gene encoding RIP metalloprotease RseP, with the protein MTYLFDIAVFILVLGELVFFHELGHFLAAKACGIYCERFSLGMPPRLFGFKFGETDYCIGLLPIGGYVKMAGQEDVPLSEEERKEQYGTIPPNRWFMNKPVWQRVIVIFAGPFMNFVLAVALYAILVGFGANQPEWKHDRRIGHVEPNSPAASAPMFAVADTKQTVDFSRQPDATGWKTGDTIISVDGNRITNIRDVALEGILSGGKSVLVELERTVPDGKVTHYLSPVTPRELEQDDEKQVRTGIEEFRTALVKSVSPDLPAAAAGFQPGDIITRLNGELIDRKSFMETVSQITDGRPINAEVNRGGQALAVTVAPKPIGTFKDILLDPPVDWPETMIDESKPIPVNEADAAKLQGTGFEEGDRVISIDGEAIKEGIVKQIVTRPDADKLQVVVERPGIFGLGKPEVVTLPDITAAQFIEAITPFDITAQPTVLYATKEVSESTGLQTKDIIEQVDGKPATWAALYEIQNTRMGETVTFKIKKPAIALGVMRGESMKDVSVPITPVGKVGILFDDRKVFYRAPLAQVLPEALHETQRVIKLTVRTIQSLLTGAVSAKELGGPIMIYQITTTTARFGSAGDLLAITALISVNLAIFNLLPLPVLDGGHLLFLGIEAVRRKPVSAKVMEWVQQAGLVFIIGLMLFVTYNDIGRLLRGLMP; encoded by the coding sequence TTGACGTATCTATTCGACATCGCAGTCTTCATTCTCGTGCTCGGAGAACTCGTGTTCTTCCACGAGCTCGGCCACTTCCTCGCGGCGAAGGCGTGCGGCATCTACTGCGAGCGTTTCAGCCTCGGCATGCCGCCGCGCCTGTTCGGATTCAAGTTCGGCGAGACGGATTACTGCATCGGCCTCTTGCCTATCGGCGGCTACGTGAAGATGGCCGGCCAGGAAGACGTACCGCTCTCCGAAGAAGAACGCAAGGAACAGTACGGAACGATCCCGCCGAACCGCTGGTTCATGAACAAACCGGTCTGGCAACGCGTCATCGTGATCTTCGCCGGGCCATTCATGAACTTTGTGCTCGCCGTCGCGCTCTACGCCATCCTCGTCGGTTTCGGCGCGAATCAGCCGGAATGGAAGCACGACCGCCGCATTGGCCATGTCGAACCCAATTCGCCCGCCGCGTCCGCGCCCATGTTCGCAGTCGCGGATACAAAACAGACCGTTGACTTCTCGCGCCAGCCGGATGCCACTGGCTGGAAAACCGGCGACACCATCATCTCGGTGGACGGCAACCGCATCACCAATATCCGTGACGTTGCACTCGAAGGAATTCTCAGCGGCGGCAAGAGTGTATTGGTTGAACTCGAACGCACCGTGCCCGACGGCAAAGTGACGCACTATCTCTCGCCGGTCACGCCGCGCGAACTCGAACAGGACGATGAGAAACAAGTGCGCACGGGAATCGAGGAGTTCCGCACCGCGCTTGTAAAGTCCGTATCTCCCGACTTGCCGGCCGCCGCCGCGGGATTCCAGCCCGGCGATATTATCACGCGCCTGAACGGTGAGCTGATCGACAGAAAGTCGTTCATGGAGACCGTGTCGCAAATCACTGACGGCCGACCCATCAACGCCGAAGTCAATCGGGGCGGACAAGCGCTCGCAGTAACGGTCGCTCCAAAACCCATCGGCACGTTCAAGGACATTCTCCTGGACCCGCCCGTCGACTGGCCAGAGACTATGATCGACGAATCAAAACCAATTCCCGTCAATGAAGCGGATGCCGCAAAGCTTCAGGGCACCGGGTTCGAGGAGGGCGATAGGGTCATCTCGATCGACGGCGAAGCCATTAAGGAAGGTATTGTCAAACAGATAGTGACCCGGCCGGACGCGGACAAGCTCCAGGTTGTCGTCGAGCGCCCCGGCATCTTCGGTCTGGGCAAACCGGAAGTGGTGACGTTGCCTGATATTACCGCGGCCCAGTTCATCGAGGCGATTACACCGTTTGATATCACCGCGCAACCCACCGTCCTGTACGCAACGAAAGAGGTCAGCGAATCAACCGGACTTCAGACAAAGGACATCATCGAACAAGTTGACGGCAAGCCCGCGACGTGGGCCGCGCTCTACGAAATCCAAAACACGCGCATGGGCGAGACGGTCACCTTCAAGATAAAGAAACCCGCCATCGCGCTTGGCGTCATGCGCGGCGAATCGATGAAGGACGTTTCCGTCCCCATAACGCCCGTCGGAAAAGTCGGTATTCTGTTCGACGACCGGAAAGTGTTCTACCGCGCGCCGCTCGCCCAGGTGCTCCCCGAAGCGCTACACGAAACGCAGCGCGTCATCAAGCTGACCGTCCGCACCATCCAATCGCTGCTCACCGGCGCGGTGAGCGCGAAGGAATTGGGCGGGCCGATCATGATCTATCAAATCACAACTACGACCGCGCGGTTCGGCAGCGCAGGCGATCTCCTCGCCATCACCGCGCTCATCAGCGTGAACCTCGCCATTTTCAATCTGCTTCCGCTGCCGGTGCTCGACGGCGGACACCTGTTGTTCCTCGGCATTGAAGCCGTGCGCCGCAAGCCGGTCAGCGCGAAAGTAATGGAGTGGGTACAGCAGGCCGGCCTTGTGTTCATCATCGGCCTGATGCTGTTCGTGACGTACAACGATATCGGCCGGTTGCTTCGGGGTTTAATGCCGTAA
- a CDS encoding aspartate kinase, translating to MGAITCKFGGTSLADASCYRAVADIVKSNPDRRFIVPSAPGKRKPDDKKITDLLYAWHGLLKQELDPVQPRTIIAKRFEELARELQIDFPVQDHLERIASEAAKYAEPDYLASRGEYLSGQLLARLLGATFVDPAQCVLFEDDGDLDSQTYDLLGDKLKGPGIFVIPGFYGSLPNGRIKTFSRGGSDVTGSVVARASKSSLYENWTDVSGFLVADPRIVPEARGIPEITYRELRELSYMGANVLHDEAIFPVREPGIPINIRNTKKPEHPGTMILAERVSREPIVGIAGRKGFMMINIEKALMNKERGFGRRVLTVLEEFGISWELMPSGIDNLSIIIEDEEVEHKTSAIIKSIRRTCQPDRISVTENLALIATVGQGMAGAVGVAARLTTALANANVNIRVIDQGSSENNIIVGVEEGDLEHAVRAIYHAFTG from the coding sequence ATGGGCGCTATTACATGTAAATTCGGCGGGACTTCACTCGCGGACGCGTCGTGCTACCGCGCCGTCGCCGATATCGTCAAGAGCAATCCGGACCGCCGCTTCATCGTTCCGTCCGCGCCGGGCAAGCGGAAACCCGACGACAAAAAAATAACCGACCTGCTCTACGCGTGGCACGGCCTCCTGAAGCAGGAACTCGACCCCGTCCAGCCGCGCACGATCATTGCCAAGCGTTTCGAGGAGCTCGCGCGCGAACTCCAGATCGATTTCCCCGTACAGGACCATCTCGAACGCATCGCGAGCGAAGCCGCAAAGTACGCCGAGCCGGACTACCTCGCGTCGCGCGGAGAATACCTCAGCGGACAATTGCTCGCGCGCCTGCTCGGCGCCACCTTCGTCGATCCCGCGCAATGCGTCCTGTTCGAGGACGACGGCGATCTCGACTCGCAGACCTACGATCTGCTCGGCGACAAGCTGAAAGGTCCCGGTATCTTTGTCATTCCCGGGTTCTACGGCTCCCTGCCCAACGGCCGGATCAAGACATTCTCGCGCGGCGGCAGCGACGTAACCGGGTCCGTCGTCGCCCGCGCTTCCAAGTCGTCCCTCTACGAAAACTGGACCGATGTCTCCGGCTTTCTCGTCGCGGACCCACGTATCGTCCCCGAAGCCCGCGGTATCCCCGAAATTACGTATCGGGAACTCCGCGAGCTTTCGTACATGGGGGCTAACGTGCTCCACGACGAAGCCATTTTCCCCGTGCGCGAGCCCGGGATTCCCATCAACATCCGGAACACGAAAAAACCGGAACACCCCGGCACGATGATCCTCGCGGAGCGCGTCTCCCGGGAGCCTATCGTCGGCATCGCGGGGCGCAAAGGCTTCATGATGATCAACATCGAAAAGGCCCTGATGAATAAGGAGCGCGGCTTCGGCAGGCGTGTGCTGACGGTGCTCGAAGAATTCGGCATTAGCTGGGAGCTGATGCCGTCGGGAATCGACAACTTGTCCATTATCATCGAGGACGAGGAAGTCGAGCACAAGACGAGCGCCATCATCAAGTCGATTCGGCGCACCTGCCAGCCCGACAGAATCTCCGTGACCGAAAACCTCGCGCTGATTGCGACCGTCGGCCAGGGCATGGCCGGCGCCGTCGGTGTCGCCGCGCGCCTCACTACCGCGCTTGCGAACGCAAACGTGAATATCCGCGTGATCGATCAGGGGTCATCCGAAAACAACATCATCGTTGGGGTGGAAGAAGGCGATCTCGAGCACGCAGTCCGGGCAATCTACCACGCCTTTACCGGCTAG
- the pyk gene encoding pyruvate kinase: protein MRRTKIVCTLGPSSNTRETIEALMRAGMDVARLNFSHGSHDDHRKTYTLLRRVASDLGRNVAVLMDLQGPKIRTGKLEDGKPIQLVPNAPIIVTTEQVPGNATRISTVYERLAHDVKPGDRILLADGVMELRVDRVTPPEVYCTVLRGGMLGEKKGMNLPGVAVSAPCLTEKDIEDLEFGLDLGVDYVALSFVRSPEDVIDLKKRIARTGKQAAVIAKIERPEALSRFADIIETADAIMVARGDLGVEVELHRVPQIQKTLIRMCNEMGVPVITATQMLESMMTNARPTRAEAADVANAIYDGTDAVMLSGETANGQYPVETVETMAQIVACADDAIAAAPAHEMHARLRDRRAHEAGFKEAIGQAVVRITQVINVKRIVVLTKSGFSAIAVSRYRPRTPITAITLREDTMRRCALFWGVDAVACVPHDELTALIRDIDEIMVERSLASLGDSLLIVAGVPLGAGGRTNLVHLHRVGEEHSV, encoded by the coding sequence ATGCGCCGCACCAAAATCGTCTGCACGCTCGGCCCCAGTTCCAACACGCGCGAAACGATCGAAGCCCTCATGCGCGCGGGGATGGACGTCGCCCGCCTGAACTTTTCCCACGGCTCGCACGACGACCATCGCAAGACCTACACGCTACTGCGCCGCGTCGCGTCGGACCTCGGCCGAAACGTCGCCGTGCTCATGGACCTCCAGGGCCCGAAAATCCGAACGGGCAAACTCGAAGACGGTAAACCGATCCAACTCGTACCGAACGCTCCCATAATTGTCACAACTGAGCAAGTGCCCGGAAATGCCACTCGGATTTCCACCGTGTACGAGCGCCTCGCTCACGATGTCAAACCCGGCGATCGCATTCTGCTCGCGGATGGCGTCATGGAACTGCGCGTCGATCGCGTCACCCCTCCCGAGGTGTATTGCACCGTGCTGCGCGGCGGTATGCTCGGCGAGAAGAAGGGCATGAACCTCCCTGGGGTTGCTGTCAGCGCGCCGTGCCTCACCGAAAAGGATATCGAAGACCTCGAATTCGGCCTCGACCTCGGTGTGGACTATGTCGCGCTCTCTTTCGTCCGCAGCCCGGAGGATGTCATCGATCTCAAGAAGCGCATCGCGCGCACGGGCAAGCAGGCCGCCGTCATCGCGAAGATAGAGCGTCCCGAAGCCCTCTCCCGGTTCGCGGACATCATCGAGACAGCGGACGCCATCATGGTCGCGCGGGGCGACCTCGGCGTCGAAGTCGAGTTGCACCGCGTCCCGCAGATTCAAAAGACGCTAATCCGCATGTGCAACGAAATGGGCGTGCCCGTCATCACCGCGACGCAGATGCTCGAATCCATGATGACCAATGCGCGCCCCACGCGCGCCGAGGCCGCCGACGTCGCCAACGCGATCTACGACGGCACCGACGCCGTCATGCTCTCCGGCGAAACCGCGAACGGACAGTACCCCGTCGAGACCGTCGAAACGATGGCGCAAATCGTCGCGTGCGCCGACGACGCGATCGCCGCGGCGCCCGCGCACGAGATGCACGCGCGCCTGCGCGACCGCCGCGCGCACGAAGCCGGCTTCAAGGAAGCGATAGGCCAGGCCGTCGTCCGCATCACACAGGTCATCAATGTCAAACGCATCGTCGTGCTCACAAAGTCCGGCTTTAGCGCCATCGCCGTCTCACGCTACCGTCCGCGCACGCCCATCACCGCCATCACATTGCGCGAAGACACCATGCGGCGGTGCGCCCTCTTTTGGGGCGTCGACGCCGTCGCCTGCGTCCCACACGACGAACTCACCGCGCTCATCCGCGACATCGACGAAATCATGGTCGAAAGGTCCCTCGCGTCACTCGGCGATTCACTTCTCATCGTGGCGGGCGTTCCCCTCGGCGCCGGCGGCCGCACTAACCTCGTTCATCTCCACCGCGTCGGTGAAGAGCACAGCGTGTGA
- a CDS encoding class I SAM-dependent methyltransferase — protein MPSDRPPISPPPDWYEDAFGDLYNVIYAHRTVEAAAPEAAFAVQVLKLTSHDRVLDLCCGSGRHLVHLAKVAGCAVGLDYSRPLLLQGRGLLGPRTRLVRADMRAVPFDAAFDAVTNFFTSFGYFLDDADNMQVISEMARALKPGGRFFIDYVNPAHVRDTLEPESRRVSGRYEIAEKRWIDEATHRINKRITVRTNGVDTYRFFESVRLYSEQEMRSLLPIAGLQIQRIFGGYCDAQGPLPERMILVGCRCR, from the coding sequence ATGCCCAGCGACCGACCGCCCATCTCCCCGCCACCCGATTGGTACGAAGACGCATTCGGCGATCTTTACAACGTCATATACGCGCATCGCACGGTCGAGGCCGCCGCACCCGAAGCCGCATTCGCCGTGCAGGTGCTCAAACTCACGTCGCACGACCGCGTCCTCGATCTCTGCTGCGGCAGCGGCCGCCACCTTGTCCACCTCGCGAAAGTTGCCGGCTGCGCCGTGGGATTAGATTACTCCCGGCCCTTGTTACTACAGGGCCGTGGGCTTCTCGGGCCGCGTACGCGCCTTGTGCGCGCGGACATGCGGGCCGTCCCGTTTGACGCCGCGTTTGACGCAGTCACGAATTTTTTCACGAGCTTCGGATACTTTCTGGACGACGCGGACAACATGCAGGTGATCTCCGAAATGGCGCGCGCGCTCAAACCCGGCGGACGTTTCTTCATCGACTACGTCAACCCCGCCCACGTGCGCGATACACTGGAACCCGAATCACGACGCGTTTCTGGCAGGTACGAGATTGCTGAAAAGCGCTGGATAGATGAGGCAACGCATCGTATCAACAAGCGCATAACAGTGCGCACAAACGGTGTCGATACGTATCGGTTTTTCGAGTCTGTTCGATTGTATAGCGAGCAAGAAATGCGGTCATTGTTGCCAATTGCGGGCCTGCAGATTCAACGCATCTTTGGTGGATACTGTGACGCCCAGGGCCCATTACCTGAACGAATGATTCTCGTAGGTTGCCGATGCCGCTAA
- the bshC gene encoding bacillithiol biosynthesis cysteine-adding enzyme BshC has product MPLKRIDTAYLDGSEELLPFYNGFPESLFDWEPIEAFVHPDRLAELEAYQRRIGNDIPAMECTEVVTGQQPALLSGPLYTIYKIATTIRLAEHLGSKFGSRVTPIYWMGSDDHDFEEASTAHILTKKHEPLALTYKPASDIADMPLYRVPLEPALHTLIDHAADAAPGSDYRAEVQSFLHDSLDASESFSEWNARIIARLFRGMNLLIVTPELPEVRGYSQHVIEKEIQEPLISTRLVNEQGRRLQSLGFAPQIQKKDNECGFFVEVAGRRSKVTYDDGLFVVHTARSKYSQSEMLSMLQDEPLLFSPNVALRCIAQQLLFVPRAYIGGPGEISYWAQFKTLFEHFEVTMPTVYPRARCVLTTTKLAQLCAKFGLEPAHLAESAPEALLDSALRSAITDPELDRFRNRRKAILEELTSLSNELTKSVAASRDLAERVGGLLEKFESELLQRNETQADAVRRQITRLCNAFAPFRKPQERVYTIFSFLFEHGWDLIPRIVRGIDIETFGIDEIEL; this is encoded by the coding sequence ATGCCGCTAAAGCGAATCGATACTGCCTATTTGGACGGCAGTGAAGAATTACTCCCCTTCTATAACGGTTTCCCGGAGTCGCTGTTCGACTGGGAGCCGATCGAGGCTTTTGTTCACCCCGATCGGCTGGCGGAACTTGAAGCTTACCAACGACGTATTGGCAATGACATTCCCGCGATGGAATGCACCGAAGTAGTTACGGGCCAGCAGCCGGCACTATTGAGCGGCCCCCTTTACACGATATACAAAATCGCGACAACGATTCGCTTGGCCGAACACCTGGGCAGTAAGTTCGGGTCGCGAGTCACGCCTATCTATTGGATGGGAAGTGACGACCACGACTTCGAGGAAGCAAGCACCGCACACATTCTGACAAAAAAGCACGAGCCGCTGGCGCTGACCTATAAGCCCGCGTCGGACATTGCGGACATGCCTTTATACAGGGTTCCGCTTGAACCGGCGTTGCATACGCTAATCGATCACGCCGCGGACGCGGCCCCGGGCTCGGATTACCGCGCAGAGGTACAGTCGTTCTTGCACGATTCGCTCGATGCATCGGAGTCGTTTTCCGAATGGAACGCGCGAATAATCGCCCGGCTATTTCGCGGGATGAACCTGCTCATCGTAACGCCGGAACTGCCTGAGGTCCGGGGCTATTCACAACACGTCATCGAAAAGGAGATACAAGAGCCGCTCATTTCAACGCGGCTTGTAAACGAACAGGGTAGGCGTCTTCAATCTCTTGGATTCGCCCCGCAAATCCAGAAGAAAGACAACGAGTGCGGTTTCTTTGTCGAAGTGGCCGGCCGCCGATCGAAGGTCACCTACGACGATGGCCTTTTCGTCGTGCATACCGCTCGCAGCAAGTATTCGCAGAGCGAGATGCTCTCGATGCTCCAGGACGAGCCGCTCCTGTTTTCGCCGAATGTCGCGCTGCGCTGCATTGCGCAGCAGTTGCTTTTCGTACCGCGAGCGTACATAGGCGGTCCCGGCGAGATTTCGTATTGGGCGCAATTCAAGACGCTGTTCGAACACTTCGAGGTCACCATGCCGACGGTATATCCGCGCGCGCGGTGTGTGCTCACGACTACAAAGTTGGCCCAATTGTGCGCTAAGTTTGGTCTGGAACCCGCGCATCTGGCCGAAAGCGCGCCCGAGGCACTGCTGGATAGCGCGCTGCGTTCCGCGATTACAGACCCGGAGTTGGATCGATTCAGAAATCGCCGTAAGGCGATCCTGGAAGAATTGACCTCGTTATCGAACGAACTCACCAAGTCGGTGGCCGCGTCGCGTGACTTGGCCGAGCGCGTCGGTGGACTACTTGAAAAGTTCGAGTCGGAATTACTTCAGCGCAACGAGACGCAGGCCGATGCGGTTCGACGACAAATTACACGCCTCTGCAATGCCTTCGCGCCGTTTCGCAAACCGCAGGAGCGCGTCTATACAATCTTCTCGTTCCTCTTCGAGCACGGCTGGGACCTTATTCCACGTATCGTGCGGGGAATTGATATCGAGACGTTTGGAATCGACGAGATCGAATTGTGA
- the bshB1 gene encoding bacillithiol biosynthesis deacetylase BshB1 codes for MSQMTELDVLAVGAHPDDVEVGIGGIVAKLAKQGHRVAILDLTEGELATRGSVEERRAEAQFAARILGIAQRANAKLPDGAIANDGPMRQTLIGILRSLRPRVLLCPMHTDRHPDHDAAHYLVRDANYLAGLARIDTGHAPHRAAHVCYYRVYGETTPPNAVIDVSETFETKLAALRAYKSQLFNPQYEGAETFVSSETFWNSIATRASYWGARIGVAYGEPLYSETPIALSTLPGL; via the coding sequence GTGAGCCAAATGACAGAGTTAGATGTATTGGCCGTCGGCGCGCACCCCGACGACGTCGAGGTGGGAATCGGCGGCATCGTCGCGAAATTGGCGAAGCAGGGCCATCGCGTCGCGATACTCGACCTGACCGAAGGCGAACTCGCCACCCGCGGCAGCGTCGAAGAACGCCGCGCGGAAGCCCAGTTCGCCGCAAGGATTCTGGGCATCGCGCAGCGCGCGAACGCGAAACTGCCCGATGGAGCCATCGCAAACGATGGACCCATGCGCCAGACGCTCATCGGCATACTGCGTTCGCTACGCCCGCGCGTCTTGCTGTGTCCGATGCACACGGACCGTCATCCGGATCACGACGCCGCGCACTATCTCGTGCGCGACGCGAACTACCTCGCCGGGTTGGCCCGTATCGATACCGGCCACGCCCCGCACCGCGCGGCGCATGTTTGCTACTACCGCGTCTATGGCGAGACTACACCGCCCAATGCGGTGATCGACGTGTCCGAAACCTTCGAGACAAAGCTCGCCGCGTTGCGCGCGTACAAATCGCAATTGTTCAACCCCCAATACGAAGGCGCGGAAACATTCGTGTCGTCGGAAACGTTCTGGAATTCAATTGCCACCCGCGCTTCCTACTGGGGCGCGCGCATCGGCGTCGCGTACGGTGAACCGCTCTACAGCGAAACGCCAATCGCGCTTTCGACATTACCGGGCCTGTAG
- the bshA gene encoding N-acetyl-alpha-D-glucosaminyl L-malate synthase BshA gives MRIGITCHPSAGGSGILATELGLALAERGHIVHFVSYEIPFRLQGFHQNIFYHSVDFVTYPLFRHPPYSLALTTKMAEVAEEHDIEIWHAHYAIPHAVCAILARDMMTNGKKFKLVTTLHGTDITLVGTDPGFFRLTKYAMESSDAVTSVSNWLTEETQRAFKLSVPVRTIYNFINLEKFGTQQVERCSLAEKGEKIVMHISNFRPVKRVTDVVRAFKKISDRVNARLIMVGDGPERLSAVGVARQLGITDRIKYLGNNENIEMILPCADLVFQPSEHESFGLVALEAMACGVPVLGTDSGGVREVVVNGETGYLCEVGDIETMAARAIDILTDDERARGMGARGRKHAEAHFARDPIVAQYEALYRELLNAQ, from the coding sequence ATGCGCATTGGAATCACGTGTCATCCGTCTGCCGGCGGCAGCGGAATCCTCGCGACCGAACTCGGCCTGGCCCTTGCCGAGCGCGGGCACATCGTTCACTTCGTCAGCTACGAAATTCCGTTTCGCTTGCAGGGATTCCACCAAAACATCTTCTATCACTCCGTCGACTTCGTGACCTATCCGTTGTTCCGCCACCCGCCGTACTCGCTCGCCCTTACGACCAAGATGGCCGAAGTGGCCGAGGAACACGACATCGAAATTTGGCACGCGCATTACGCCATCCCCCATGCAGTCTGCGCCATTCTCGCGCGCGACATGATGACCAACGGGAAAAAGTTCAAACTCGTCACCACGCTGCACGGCACCGACATCACCCTCGTCGGCACCGACCCCGGTTTCTTCCGCCTCACGAAGTACGCCATGGAGAGCAGCGACGCCGTCACCTCCGTTTCGAATTGGCTTACGGAGGAAACGCAGCGGGCGTTCAAACTCAGCGTCCCCGTCCGCACGATTTACAACTTCATCAACCTGGAAAAGTTCGGTACGCAACAGGTCGAACGCTGCTCGCTCGCCGAAAAGGGCGAGAAGATCGTCATGCACATCTCGAACTTCCGGCCCGTCAAGCGCGTCACCGACGTCGTCCGCGCATTCAAGAAGATCAGCGACCGCGTCAATGCGCGCCTTATCATGGTCGGCGACGGTCCCGAGCGCCTTTCCGCGGTCGGTGTCGCGCGCCAGCTCGGCATCACCGACCGCATCAAGTACCTCGGCAACAATGAAAACATCGAGATGATCCTGCCCTGCGCCGATCTCGTGTTCCAGCCCAGTGAACACGAAAGTTTCGGCCTCGTCGCCCTCGAAGCAATGGCCTGCGGCGTCCCCGTCCTCGGCACGGACAGCGGCGGCGTCCGCGAAGTTGTGGTCAACGGCGAAACGGGGTATCTTTGCGAAGTGGGCGACATCGAGACGATGGCGGCGCGGGCCATCGACATCCTCACGGACGACGAGCGGGCGCGCGGCATGGGCGCGCGCGGCCGCAAACACGCGGAAGCGCATTTCGCGCGCGACCCGATTGTTGCGCAATACGAGGCGCTCTACCGGGAATTGTTGAACGCACAGTGA
- a CDS encoding Gfo/Idh/MocA family oxidoreductase: MNRRTFLGSSATAVIVAGTMAKGKVFGANERVQIAVIGTGGRGSGHVGFYSQHECADLVAVCDVDKGRLDGVAAKVKEVSGKTPFATVDMREIMSRDDVDAVTTATPNHWHTLVSIWACQAGKDVYVEKPLSHTVWEGRQLVAAQKKYNRVVMHGTQSRSSNTWIRDIELMREGIIGEIHTARGTGYKNGNRGKLDHHEDSDPPEGLNWTLWQGPVPDHPYNENYVPYNWHWFWRYGNGEIGNQGVHEMDKSVWIMNKGLPVRVYSAGGRYTYKDQGETPNTNTAIFTYADGTELIFDVRNRFTNREGGRILGGTIEKDGTVTGGGKFKECPGCGAMAYGSKGYYIEGVGFFDTEDKPIETPPNPETPSHSNFINFAKAVLSRKPEDNPCDALVGHISAAHCHLANISYRLGRSLNFDPATEKFIGDDEANALLTKEYRKGFEVPQLA; this comes from the coding sequence ATGAATCGAAGGACATTCTTGGGCAGCTCGGCGACAGCGGTCATCGTCGCGGGCACAATGGCGAAAGGAAAAGTATTCGGCGCGAACGAGCGCGTGCAAATCGCGGTCATCGGCACGGGCGGACGCGGCTCCGGCCACGTCGGCTTCTACTCGCAACACGAGTGCGCCGACCTCGTCGCAGTCTGCGACGTCGACAAAGGGCGGCTCGATGGTGTCGCCGCAAAGGTAAAGGAAGTCTCCGGCAAGACGCCGTTCGCAACGGTGGACATGCGCGAGATCATGTCGCGCGACGACGTCGACGCCGTCACCACCGCGACGCCGAACCATTGGCATACGCTCGTGTCAATCTGGGCCTGCCAGGCGGGCAAGGACGTGTATGTGGAAAAGCCGCTCTCGCATACCGTGTGGGAAGGGCGCCAACTCGTCGCCGCGCAAAAGAAGTACAACCGCGTCGTGATGCACGGCACGCAAAGCCGTTCGAGCAACACGTGGATTCGCGATATCGAACTCATGCGCGAAGGCATCATCGGCGAAATCCACACGGCGCGCGGCACGGGATACAAGAATGGCAACCGCGGAAAACTCGACCATCACGAGGACAGCGATCCGCCTGAAGGCCTGAACTGGACTTTGTGGCAGGGTCCCGTGCCCGATCATCCGTACAACGAAAACTACGTGCCCTACAACTGGCACTGGTTCTGGCGCTACGGCAACGGCGAAATCGGCAACCAGGGCGTCCACGAAATGGACAAGTCCGTTTGGATTATGAACAAGGGGCTCCCCGTACGCGTGTACAGCGCGGGCGGCCGGTACACGTACAAAGACCAAGGCGAAACGCCGAACACGAACACCGCCATCTTCACCTACGCCGACGGCACCGAACTGATCTTCGATGTGCGCAATCGCTTCACCAACCGAGAAGGCGGCAGGATTCTCGGCGGCACCATCGAGAAAGACGGCACTGTCACCGGCGGCGGCAAGTTCAAGGAGTGTCCCGGCTGCGGCGCGATGGCCTACGGTTCGAAGGGCTACTACATCGAAGGCGTCGGCTTTTTCGACACGGAGGACAAACCCATCGAAACGCCGCCAAACCCGGAAACACCGTCCCATTCGAACTTCATCAATTTCGCGAAGGCCGTGCTCTCCCGCAAGCCCGAGGATAACCCCTGCGACGCGCTCGTAGGGCATATCTCCGCGGCACACTGCCACCTCGCGAACATTTCGTACCGGCTCGGCCGCTCGCTCAATTTCGACCCCGCCACCGAAAAATTCATCGGCGACGACGAAGCGAACGCCCTGCTGACGAAGGAGTACCGCAAAGGCTTCGAGGTCCCGCAGTTGGCGTAA